ACTTCAAAATCGTAGCGGTGTCGATCATTATGTTTACGATTCTTGGAGGGAAAGCGGCCTTGTGAACTGGCCAGAATTCGCGGCTCTATGAGCATATTCATTATTAGGCATTTTAGATTAATTACCGTAGCTTATCAGATTTTTAGAGCTGCCATTGTCAATCCGGTTAAGAGCCTCAAATCCGAATAACATCACTCTTATGAAAATTGAATTTTTGCTGGTAACACTGGTAATGTATTCCATTGCTGGATTTGGGATAGACGCTCAGGTCGTCTCCAATAACAGGCCCAAAATAGCTTTTACTTTTGACGACGGGCAAACAAACGATTTTCCCGGATATAAATTGGTAGAATGGAACGAGTTGTTGATCAGCCATTTGCGAAAGCATCGCGTGAAAGTTATCCTTTTTTCATCAGGTGCCAATAAAACCGATGAAAAGGGGAAATATGTATTGTCGAGCTGGAACAAGGCGGGACATCTGATTGGAAATCACACATTGACCCATCCCAATTTCAACAGCAAGAATACCAGTCTTGATGATTTCAAGCGGGAGTTTGTAGCTAATGATTCGATCATCAAGCAGTATTCCAATTTCTATCCCTACTTTCGGTTTCCCTATCTGAAAGAAGGTAATACAACTGGAAAAGTAAGTGGGTTCAGGGAGGTTATGAAGAAAAGTGGATACAAAAATGGGCATGTTTCAATCGATGCATCTGATTGGTACATTGACAGTCGGCTGGTAAAGCGGTTAAGGGAGAATCCCAAAGCTGATGTTTCGGGGTACCGAGCTTACTATAAGGATCACCTGATGAGCCGCGCCTTATACTATGATTCACTTTCGACCAAACTAACTGGTAGAAAAATAAGCCACGTCATACTGCTACATCATAACCTGGCTGCTGCTCTCTTCCTGGACGATTTGATCCAGCATTTTAAAGAAAACGGATGGGAAGTCGTAGATGCTGATGTGGCTTATCAAGATAAAATCTACCAAGAAATGCCTTCTATCGTTCCGGCGGGAGAAAGCCTTGTCTGGGCACTTGCAAAGCAATCCGGTAAATTTGAAGGTGTGCTGCGATACCCGGCAGAAGATGTTGTTTATGAAAGGCCGATGATGGATAAACTAGGCTTATGAATGGGTCTTGGGAAATGGCGTATTAAAACCCCTTGCATAGTTTGCTTGCTTGCGCCTGTATAGCCCAAGATTTATAATAACCCCAATCAGAATAACCACAGCCAGAACTGTAAACCCATCAAAGAGGAAGTAATATCATCATTTCAAAGTTTATCTATTCGTACTTGTTAAAAAGTTACACATTGTGTAACTTTTTAACTGCCGATTCGGGTCAAAAGTAAATTATAATATAATTTATTGATATACAGCAAATTATATATTATATAGTTTAGTTTACCTCTGACAATCTTATTTAACGGTTGTTACATGAGAAGGCCATATCCGTCTAAAAACAACGTATTTTTATACAGAGAACACAGTGGTTTTCGCTTCGTTTATTCTGGAATTTAAAATCGAACAGTAGTGTCCGGTAACGGACATGACCTAAACCAAATTAATGCAATAATGATACGCTGGGGCGTTTTATTTATTTGGTACAGTCTTTGATTAATTGAGGCGAATCCAATAATTACTACTGATCCCGCATATGAATAAGTATTTAATCCTTTATGTCTTATTAATACTGTCTTTTACCGGTCGGGCCCAGGAACCTGCTTTTAGATCCTACCAAAAACTTCAGGAATTCCAGGGCCTATATCAATATCAAAATCAAACGACGCTTAAGATTGCTGCGTCACCCCGGGATTCTTTGTTGTACGCCATTATTGCAGAGAGCCGCTACCCATTGTTTCCCATTGATCTCAACCTGTTTAGAAATCAAAGTCACGATACCATCAGTTTTCAAAGAAATTCAGATGGGAAAGTTATAGCTTATTCGGTTAAAAAACAGCAGTTTAAACAACTAAGCGACACGCTTCATTTTCCAACGCAGATGTGGTATCCCCGGCTTGGACAATCCGCGAAAACTTACAATTATCACCGACCTGTTGCAGCAAAAGATGGGTTAAATGTTGGCGATCTCTGGCAGGTAGGTTTAGATTCTACGTTGTTGAATGAGATGACTCGAAAAATTATCAACGGAACTTATCCTAATATTCACTCTGTACTGATCATAAAAGATGACAAGTTAATTTTTGAGGAGTATTTTATGAATATACCCAAAAGACGCTGCATCAGCTTAGATCTGCTACTAAAAGCTTTATTTCTGCTTTAACCGGAATAGCGATTGACAAGGGATTGATCAAAAGTGTAAGTGACCCTGTTTTACCTTTTTTTCCTGAATACCAGATTAACAACAACTCAGATGCAAAGCAGAGGATAACCATTGAAAACCTATTAGCTAACCAAAGTGGGCTGGATTGTGATATAACCAATTCACAAGCGGTGGGCAGTGAAACCGATATGGATTATTCTGCGGATTGGGTAAAATATACATTGGATTTACCCATGAGTGATGTCCCGGGAGGTAAGGGGATGTATTGCTCCGGCAACCCTATAACGGTTGGACGAATTATTGAAAAGCAAACTAAGTTAAAGCTTCCTGAATTTGCAAGACAAACGTTGTTCTCGCCACTAGGCATTACCAAATTTGATTGGTACTTTCAGCCAGATTCTTCGAGTGCTGAAACCTATTGTCAGCTTTCACTACGCCCACGAGATATGGCTAAATTCGGTCTGTTATACCTAAACAAAGGTAAGTGGAATAATAAACAACTAATTTCTGAGGATTGGATTACTGCATCTTTAACAAAGCATTCGGTAGTACAAAATGTAAATTACGGTTATTTGTGGTGGTTGAAATATTTGAACGCCGGGGGCACACGGTTTGATGGTTTCGCCGCTCAGGGTAATGGAGGTCAGCGAATTTATATTTGGCCTGCGCAAAACATGGTTACAATAATTACAGGTGGCAATTTTAATCAGCAGTCGCCGGCTGATGAGCTCTTAGCCAAATACATTCTGAAGGGGTTTACAAATTACCGTTAATCGTCTACCTGCCTTCTTACTATGCGTTGTATGCGGCTTTGCAGCCAGTCTTTGAACTGAGGTGTTGAACATATAATTCCGCGGCAGATTGACCATTAATAGACTATTGCCTTCCGTGTGCTAAATAATTATTATTATTTACTAAATCAATCAATTCAAGGCAAAACGACCTGCCCTTTATTGATTTTTCGAGATTTCTTCAATCATTAAAAAGGCCGTTTGCTTGTATATTCTAAGCAACGTTTGTTTGTACAACACTTTTTTTAGATCAAATCTAACCATTTGAAAATTGAGAGCCTTTAAATGAGAAAGGGGAAACTTCCTTCAACAAAAGAGAAGATTAAGATCTACATAGTGTCTAATTAAGAACAGGATGGGGTAAATGTTGTAGTCCCTTTGTGACCTATCTTGCAATGCACCATCAATTAAAGTAAGTGCGCAATTTTGATAGCAGTCGGCAAAATCTCCGAATCCCTGAAATGCTTGATTTAGCCAGCCAAGTTGACTTCCTGTTTGAATAAACAATCGGTCTCCTGGAGTTAGGGAGCGATCTATATCTGCCATGGTAACATTATTATTCATTTTTGAAATTAGGTTTAATTCTAATCAACTTTGAATTTATTTATTAAATTATATAAATATATACTCTATCATGAGTCCGCAAAAACGGTCGTTAAATAGACAGTTTGTGCACTCTTACTGCAAGAAACAAGGTTTAATGGCTTTTATATTTAAACTTTTGTAAGTTTAATCGATCACTTATAAATAAGCAATGAAAATGCGTAAGCTGCTATCATCGTTTTTATTAATTATATCATTCGCGTCGAGTGCTCAAACGTTATCCACTGGATCGCTAAAAATATCAGGTCTGGTCGTTTCAGAGTTAACCGGTGACCCAATTCCATATTGTCAGATTACCTATCAAACTAATATAGGTACACGTAGTGACAGCTCAGGCAATTTTCAAATTATAGATTTACCTTCCGGTGTTTATAAAATTTACTTTCAAGCCTTAGATCGAGGCAGTAATGATACTCTTGTAACTATAGGAAATACGGACCTCCTTGGTTTGGATTGGCCAGTCCATACCAGTTGCACTGAAATAAATCAGAACTGCGCTCTATTCGATATTAGTATTGGTAAGTTAAAATTGTTCTTACAGAGTGGTGATCCTCCCATTACTTACTTTAGTCAAAAGCGTTTTAGTAAGAAGTATAAAGTCCAGTTTTACGAATTTGGGGATTTGATTCAATATCCATTTGACTGTTTGGTAATGTACAACCAAGCAGTTTTTCAACATTTAGATAATAAATTTGGAAGACACTGGCGCAAAGATTTTCGTCCCAACGTACCAGGATATAAATGAATATTATTCCGAAGTATTTAACATCAATATTTCATTTCCGTAAACGTCGATTTAAACGGTCGTTTTAGAGAGAAAACTTTAAACAAAATAGAATTTAAAGATAGCCCCAAGATCATTATTTCTATTCACACGGCGATATTATTTTCATTTGTCTAGATGTTTTAAAATTTCTAAGTCTTGAAAGGTGTGAATTTTATTCTCTCTGTTTTTGTCAAAGTACGTGCGGTAATTTTTCGCTATCATTTGGAGTGCAATTTCTTTTGAGGTCAAGAGCTTGTGGGGTTTAGGGGCG
The nucleotide sequence above comes from Dyadobacter subterraneus. Encoded proteins:
- a CDS encoding polysaccharide deacetylase family protein, with the protein product MKIEFLLVTLVMYSIAGFGIDAQVVSNNRPKIAFTFDDGQTNDFPGYKLVEWNELLISHLRKHRVKVILFSSGANKTDEKGKYVLSSWNKAGHLIGNHTLTHPNFNSKNTSLDDFKREFVANDSIIKQYSNFYPYFRFPYLKEGNTTGKVSGFREVMKKSGYKNGHVSIDASDWYIDSRLVKRLRENPKADVSGYRAYYKDHLMSRALYYDSLSTKLTGRKISHVILLHHNLAAALFLDDLIQHFKENGWEVVDADVAYQDKIYQEMPSIVPAGESLVWALAKQSGKFEGVLRYPAEDVVYERPMMDKLGL
- a CDS encoding serine hydrolase domain-containing protein, with amino-acid sequence MSALTGIAIDKGLIKSVSDPVLPFFPEYQINNNSDAKQRITIENLLANQSGLDCDITNSQAVGSETDMDYSADWVKYTLDLPMSDVPGGKGMYCSGNPITVGRIIEKQTKLKLPEFARQTLFSPLGITKFDWYFQPDSSSAETYCQLSLRPRDMAKFGLLYLNKGKWNNKQLISEDWITASLTKHSVVQNVNYGYLWWLKYLNAGGTRFDGFAAQGNGGQRIYIWPAQNMVTIITGGNFNQQSPADELLAKYILKGFTNYR
- a CDS encoding carboxypeptidase regulatory-like domain-containing protein — protein: MRKLLSSFLLIISFASSAQTLSTGSLKISGLVVSELTGDPIPYCQITYQTNIGTRSDSSGNFQIIDLPSGVYKIYFQALDRGSNDTLVTIGNTDLLGLDWPVHTSCTEINQNCALFDISIGKLKLFLQSGDPPITYFSQKRFSKKYKVQFYEFGDLIQYPFDCLVMYNQAVFQHLDNKFGRHWRKDFRPNVPGYK